From a single Amphiprion ocellaris isolate individual 3 ecotype Okinawa chromosome 18, ASM2253959v1, whole genome shotgun sequence genomic region:
- the LOC111578123 gene encoding zinc finger protein OZF-like, which yields MNQVDSVQQQRTGSVCLEEKVQKKRLHHPQDVVLKQTSVLPADVQKVLVIKEEVPYEWSSSLDQQDPEPLHIMEEQEELCTSQEDSYISRFPFIAVSVKSEDDEEEPQSSQLHQSQSKGNNEETSSSIKQMKTETNREDCGGPEADPNNNLQSNADGKSSDWTEIEVSIDGYAEEDIEEDEDEWQEPLSDSGPETENRDNDWKETRGPESAVNSDVGCSTQKKPFSCSECDKQFVYKQSLQRHMACHTEKMFSSCLGNEQYFGVKQNVDSQMRVLQREKLFGCNECNKRFRYHCELKLHMTEHTGEKPFGCSECGRRFIEQGSLKKHMTIHTGEKRFGCDVCGKRFSQQGTLKTHMTVHTGEKPFSCYVCGKRFSRQWDLKAHMSAHMEEKPFSCDDCGKRFLDQKNLKRHVTVHTGEKPFGCNTCGKRFRFPHDLQVHTRVHTGEKPFVCGDCGETFSQQGTLLRHMTVHSGERPFSCDDCGKTFTRKAHLKRHMAVHTS from the exons ATGAACCAAGTGGATTCTGTCCAGCAGCAGCGGACTggaagtgtgtgtttggaggAGAAAGTGCAGAAGAAACGCCTCCATCATCCGCAGGACGTCGTTCTGAAGCAAACCTCCG ttttgcCTGCAGATGTCCAGAAGGTGTTGGTGATTAAAGAAGAAGTCCCCTATGAGTGGAGCTCCAGTCTGGACCAACAGGACCCGGAACCCCTCCACATAatggaggaacaggaggaactgtGCACCAGTCAGGAGGACTCTTATATCAGCAGGTTTCCATTCATTGCTGTTTCTGTGAAGAGcgaagatgatgaagaggagccTCAGTCTTCACAGCttcatcagagccaaagtaaaGGCAATAACGAGGAAACCAGCAGCTCAAttaaacagatgaaaacagaaactaatagAGAGGACTGTGGAGGACCAGAAGCTGATCCAAATAATAATTTACAGTCAAACGCTGACGGAAAGTCTTCAGACTGGACTGAGATCGAAGTCAGTATTGATGGTTACGCTGAGGAAGACAtagaggaagatgaggatgagTGGCAGGAACCTTTGTCAGACTCTGGAcctgaaactgaaaacagagaCAATGACTGGAAAGAGACCAGAGGACCTGAATCAGCTGTAAATAGTGATGTTGGATGTAGCACTCAGAAAAAACCCTTTAGCTGCTCCGAGTGTGATAAACAATTTGTCTATAAACAGTCACTTCAGAGACACATGGCGTGTcatacagaaaaaatgttttccagctgtttaggtAATGAGCAATATTTTGGAGTGAAACAAAACGTAGACTCACAGATGAGAGTCCTCCAGCGTGAGAAACTATTTGGCTGTAATGAATGTAATAAAAGATTTCGATATCATTGTGAACTGAAGTTGCACATGACAGAgcacacaggagagaaaccgTTCGGCTGTAGTGAATGTGGTAGAAGATTCATAGAACAGGGATCTCTGAAGAAACACATGACCAttcacacaggagagaaacgATTTGGCTGTGATGTCTGTGGTAAAAGGTTTAGCCAACAGGGAACGCTGAAGACACACATGACGgttcacacaggagagaaaccattCAGCTGTTACGTTTGTGGGAAAAGATTTAGCCGTCAGTGGGACCTTAAAGCGCACATGTCGGCCCACATGGAAGAGAAACCGTTTAGCTGTGACGATTGTGGCAAAAGATTTTTAGATCAGAAGAATCTGAAGAGACATGTGACAGTTCACACGGGAGAGAAACCATTTGGTTGCAACACTTGTGGGAAAAGATTTAGATTTCCACATGACCTTCAAGTACATACAAGAGTTCACACGGGTGAGAAACCATTTGTTTGCGGTGACTGTGGGGAAACATTTAGCCAACAGGGAACTCTGCTGAGACACATGACTGTCCACTCAGGAGAAAGACCATTTAGCTGCGATGACTGCGGTAAAACATTTACCCGTAAGGCACATCTTAAAAGACACATGGCAGTTCACACGAGTTAA
- the LOC111578128 gene encoding gastrula zinc finger protein XlCGF57.1-like: MNQVDSVQQQRTGSVCLEEKVQKKRLHHPQDVVLKQTSVSPADVQQLLIIKEEVPDEWSSSLDQQNPELLHIKEEQEELWTSQKEEQLNGQEENVINRLTFTVKNDDDDEEKAQSSQLHQSQTEDDREETNNSVKQMKTDTDGEDCGEPKPVESPALNSNLQPNVDGKASDSSETDISDDDEDEEDDGWQEPLSDPGPETEDKKAFGCSECDKQFLHKQSLQRHMKGHSGNSASSVHKKCFRMKQNVDSQRRVHRAEKSFGCDVCGQTFNRKTNLETHLRVHTGEKPFHCDVCGERFRHQNSFKAHMRVHTGEKPFGCDVCGKRFRQLYNFKRHVRVHSGEKPFDCAVCNKISTQEGDVETQECVHTGEKPFGCDVCGKRFRQQYNLKTHVRIHTGEKLFSCHVCGKTFSRKLHLKTHIRAHTGEKPFGCGFCGKQYIHPHNIKRHMRIHTEEKLFSCDMCGKRYTQQGDLKTHMTVHTGEKSFSCDVCSKTFRHQGSLKRHTRVHTGEKPFICNNCGKSFRRKCNLKTHLTVHTGEKPFVCDDCGEKFRHQGSLQRHMKVHRRETIQL, from the exons ATGAACCAAGTGGATTCTGTCCAGCAGCAGCGGACTggaagtgtgtgtttggaggAGAAAGTGCAGAAGAAACGCCTCCATCATCCGCAGGACGTCGTTCTGAAGCAAACCTCCG tgtctcCTGCAGACGTCCAGCAGCTGTTGATTATTAAAGAAGAGGTTCCTGATGAATGGAGCTCCAGTTTGGACCAGCAGAACCCAGAACTTCTCCACAtaaaggaggaacaggaggaactgtGGACTAGTCAGAAGGAAGAGCAGCTTAATGGGCAGGAGGAGAATGTTATCAACAGGTTAacattcactgtgaaaaatgatgacgatgatgaagaGAAAGCACAGTCCTCACAGCTTCATCAGAGCCAAACAGAAGACGACAGAGAGGAAACCAACAACTCAGTTAAGCAGATGAAAACAGACACTGATGGAGAGGACTGTGGAGAACCAAAACCAGTGGAAAGCCCAGCTTTAAATAGTAATTTACAACCAAATGTTGATGGAAAGGCTTCAGACTCTTCTGAGACTGACatcagtgatgatgatgaggatgaagaagatgatGGTTGGCAGGAACCTCTGTCAGATCCTGGACCTGAAACTGAAGACAAAAAAGCATTTGGCTGCTCTGAATGCGATAAACAGTTTCTCCACAAGCAGTCTCTTCAGAGACACATGAAGGGTCATTCAGGAAATTCAGCAAGTTCAGTTCATAAGAAATGTTTTAGAATGAAGCAAAATGTTGATTCACAGAGGAGAgttcacagagcagagaaatCATTTGGCTGTGATGTTTGTGGACAAACGTTTAACCGAAAAACAAATCTCGAGACACACTTGAGAGTCCACACAGGAGAAAAACCTTTTCACTGTGATGTTTGTGGTGAACGATTTAGACACCAGAATAGTTTTAAAGCACACATGAGAGtacacacaggagagaaaccattTGGTTGTGACGTGTGTGGGAAAAGATTTAGACAGCTTTATAATTTTAAGAGACATGTGAGAGTCCACTCTGGAGAGAAACCTTTTGATTGTGCTGTGTGCAATAAAATATCTACACAAGAAGGAGATGTGGAAACACAAGAGTGTGtccacacaggagagaaaccattTGGTTGTGATGTGTGTGGGAAAAGATTTAGACAGCAGTACAATCTTAAGACTCACGTTAGAAtccacacaggagagaaacttTTTAGTTGCCATGtttgtggtaaaacatttagcagaaaattacatcttaagaCACACATAAGAGCTCACACGGGAGAGAAACCATTTGGTTGTGGTTTTTGTGGGAAACAGTATATTCATCCACACAATATTAAAAGACACATGAGAATCCACACTGAAGAGAAACTATTTAGTTGTGATATGTGTGGGAAAAGATATACACAGCAAGGGGATCTTAAAACACACATGACAgttcacacaggagagaaaTCATTCAGCTGTGACGTTTGTAGTAAAACGTTTCGACATCAAGGAAGTTTGAAGAGACACACAAGAGtccacacaggagagaaaccattTATTTGCAATAACTGCGGGAAAAGTTTTAGACGTAAGTGTAATCTTAAAACTCACCTAACAgttcacacaggagagaaaccattTGTGTGCGATGATTGTGGTGAAAAATTTAGACATCAAGGAAGTCTGCAGAGACACATGAAAGTCCACAGGAGAGAAACTATACAGCTGTAA